In Natronolimnobius baerhuensis, a single window of DNA contains:
- the asd gene encoding aspartate-semialdehyde dehydrogenase: MAVRVGVLGATGAVGQRLIQLLEPHPEFEIAALTASESSAGHTYQEAAKWRVDSPIPDEIGEMTVTATDPDDVPDDVDLIFSSLPSSVGAEVEPGFCEAGYIVSSNSSNSRMAADVPLVIPEVNADHLDLLEVQRDERGWDGALVKNPNCSTITFVPTLAALTEFGLEKVHVSTLQAVSGAGYDGVTSMEIIDNAIPYIGSEEDKLETESRKLLGEFDGAELNQNSMAVSASCNRIPTIDGHLENVWVETEDDLTPEAAAEAMESYPSLDLRSSPDPLIHVFDEPDRPQPRMDRTLGNGMAIAAGGLQETPFGLQYNCLAHNTIRGAAGASVLNGELLLENGYL; this comes from the coding sequence AGTACGAGTAGGCGTACTCGGTGCAACTGGCGCTGTCGGACAGCGATTAATTCAGCTCCTCGAGCCTCATCCAGAGTTCGAAATCGCTGCCCTGACCGCCAGTGAATCGAGTGCCGGACACACGTATCAAGAGGCAGCAAAGTGGCGCGTCGACAGCCCAATCCCCGATGAGATCGGCGAGATGACGGTGACCGCAACCGATCCCGACGACGTGCCGGACGACGTCGACCTCATCTTCTCGTCGCTCCCCTCGAGCGTCGGTGCCGAGGTCGAACCTGGCTTCTGTGAAGCCGGCTACATCGTCTCATCGAACTCCTCGAATAGCCGGATGGCAGCAGACGTCCCGCTCGTCATCCCCGAAGTCAACGCCGACCACCTCGACTTGCTCGAGGTCCAGCGCGACGAGCGGGGCTGGGACGGCGCACTGGTGAAAAACCCGAACTGCTCGACGATCACGTTCGTGCCAACACTCGCCGCGCTCACCGAGTTCGGCCTCGAGAAGGTCCACGTCTCGACCTTGCAGGCCGTCTCGGGTGCGGGCTACGACGGCGTCACCTCGATGGAGATCATCGACAACGCCATCCCCTACATCGGCAGCGAAGAGGACAAACTCGAGACCGAGTCCCGAAAACTCCTCGGCGAGTTCGACGGTGCGGAACTGAACCAGAACAGCATGGCCGTCTCCGCGTCGTGTAACCGCATTCCGACCATCGATGGCCACCTCGAGAACGTCTGGGTCGAGACCGAAGACGACCTGACGCCCGAGGCGGCCGCGGAGGCAATGGAGTCATACCCCTCCCTGGATCTTCGATCCTCGCCGGACCCGCTCATCCACGTCTTCGATGAACCGGACCGGCCACAGCCACGGATGGACCGCACGCTCGGTAACGGCATGGCCATCGCCGCGGGCGGCCTCCAAGAAACACCGTTCGGGCTACAGTACAACTGCCTCGCACACAACACGATTCGCGGCGCAGCCGGTGCAAGCGTCCTGAACGGGGAACTGTTGCTCGAGAACGGCTACCTCTAG